A part of Drosophila simulans strain w501 unplaced genomic scaffold, Prin_Dsim_3.1 Segkk88_quiver_pilon, whole genome shotgun sequence genomic DNA contains:
- the LOC27207476 gene encoding thyrostimulin alpha-2 subunit, with protein MRSSQLLVLVCCIPWLLLCDSNSMGKDAWLRPGCHKVGNTRKITIPDCVEFTITTNACRGFCESFSVPSIPMMGSSLSVLFKPPKPVVSVGQCCNMMKSEEIQRRVLCIEGIRNVTFNSALSCSCYHCKKD; from the exons ATGAGGTCGTCTCAACTGCTGGTGCTTGTTTGCTGCATTCCCTGGCTTTTGCTGTGTGATAGTAACTCAATGGGAAAGGACGCTTGGCTGCGTCCTGGGTGCCACAAAGTTGGAAATACTCGAAAAATTACTATACCTGATTGTGTCGAATTCACCATAACAACTAATGCGTGTCGCGGATTCTGTGAATCCTTCTCGGTACCTTCAATTCCAATGATGGGTTCATCGCTTTCTGTTTTATTCAAACCCCCCAAACCAGTGGTGAGCGTTGGCCAATGCTGCAACATGATGAAATCGGAGGAG ATACAACGACGTGTGCTATGTATTGAAGGAATACGAAATGTGACTTTTAATAGTGCATTGTCGTGTAGTTGTTATCACTGCAAAAAGGATTAG